A part of Oncorhynchus gorbuscha isolate QuinsamMale2020 ecotype Even-year linkage group LG09, OgorEven_v1.0, whole genome shotgun sequence genomic DNA contains:
- the si:ch211-214p13.9 gene encoding cell surface glycoprotein CD200 receptor 1-A isoform X2, translating into MSTALLSGVIERTTTEMGNTWIIGFISLLAISATWSLETGHNNHISVTSHTTPPSTTITSTELRLHVARSEHFHLGHEVILTCCNKTWSEMIYTIWKIDRGGTVCQISSGVNDQPLDSCNDGKVMLNTTSGESYLRIPEFSISDEGFYYCESVYRGGSNSANIKVSVIAPPTVSAWLEWEGSKRVAVCLAEGGKPAASISWRNTWNSTSTTAGTIKTIQNQDGSYSVERRLVLPDVIPMGNLTCDVRHPSWVEVHTVTLPIPKAASIPWLHVIISVVTISVIMATLGGLYFTQKHLCRISPATPSESKAPQSQDYVEEVEPYASYVQRVNSIYNSSADLFT; encoded by the exons ATGAGTACTGCATTGCTGTCAGGAGTCATAGAACGAACAACCACAGAGATGGGGAACACATGGATTATAGGATTCATCTCTCTCCTGGCTATTTCTGCTACCTGGAGTTTGGAAACCG GACATAACAACCACATTTCTGTGACCTCTCACACTACCCCTCCTTCCACTACAATTACATCTACAGAACTTCGACTGCACG TTGCCAGAAGTGAACATTTTCATCTAGGCCATGAGGTCATCTTAACGTGCTGCAATAAGACTTGGAGTGAAATGATCTACACCATCTGGAAAATAGACCGGGGTGGAACGGTGTGTCAAATATCATCAGGTGTTAATGACCAACCTCTTGACTCATGCAACGATGGAAAAGTCATGCTAAACACAACCAGTGGTGAATCATACCTACGCATTCCTGAGTTCTCAATCAGTGATGAGGGATTCTATTACTGTGAGTCAGTATACAGAGGAGGGAGCAACTCTGCAAACATTAAGGTATCAGTTATAG CTCCTCCCACAGTGTCTGCCTGGCTGGAGTGGGAGGGCAGCAAGAGGGTGGCTGTGTGTTTAGCTGAAGGGGGGAAACCAGCTGCCTCCATCTCCTGGAGGAACACATGGAACTCTACTTCAACCACAGCCGGCACTATAAAGACCATACAGAACCAAGACGGCTCCTACTCTGTGGAGAGACGGTTGGTCCTGCCTGATGTCATCCCTATGGGCAACCTGACCTGTGATGTCAGACATCCCTCCTGGGTTGAGGTGCATACTGTGACACTACCGATCCCTAAAG CGGCCTCAATACCCTGGCTACATGTCATCATCTCCGTGGTAACCATCAGTGTCATTATGGCTACTCTGGGTGGTTTATACTTCACACAAAAACACCTCTGCAGAATTAG CCCCGCCACACCATCTGAGTCCAAGGCTCCTCAG tcACAGGACTATGTGGAGGAAGTAGAGCCCTATGCCAGCTACGTGCAGCGTGTCAACTCCATCTACAACTCCTCTGCAGACCTGTTCACataa
- the si:ch211-214p13.9 gene encoding cell surface glycoprotein CD200 receptor 1-A isoform X1: protein MSTALLSGVIERTTTEMGNTWIIGFISLLAISATWSLETGHNNHISVTSHTTPPSTTITSTELRLHVARSEHFHLGHEVILTCCNKTWSEMIYTIWKIDRGGTVCQISSGVNDQPLDSCNDGKVMLNTTSGESYLRIPEFSISDEGFYYCESVYRGGSNSANIKVSVIVAPPTVSAWLEWEGSKRVAVCLAEGGKPAASISWRNTWNSTSTTAGTIKTIQNQDGSYSVERRLVLPDVIPMGNLTCDVRHPSWVEVHTVTLPIPKAASIPWLHVIISVVTISVIMATLGGLYFTQKHLCRISPATPSESKAPQSQDYVEEVEPYASYVQRVNSIYNSSADLFT from the exons ATGAGTACTGCATTGCTGTCAGGAGTCATAGAACGAACAACCACAGAGATGGGGAACACATGGATTATAGGATTCATCTCTCTCCTGGCTATTTCTGCTACCTGGAGTTTGGAAACCG GACATAACAACCACATTTCTGTGACCTCTCACACTACCCCTCCTTCCACTACAATTACATCTACAGAACTTCGACTGCACG TTGCCAGAAGTGAACATTTTCATCTAGGCCATGAGGTCATCTTAACGTGCTGCAATAAGACTTGGAGTGAAATGATCTACACCATCTGGAAAATAGACCGGGGTGGAACGGTGTGTCAAATATCATCAGGTGTTAATGACCAACCTCTTGACTCATGCAACGATGGAAAAGTCATGCTAAACACAACCAGTGGTGAATCATACCTACGCATTCCTGAGTTCTCAATCAGTGATGAGGGATTCTATTACTGTGAGTCAGTATACAGAGGAGGGAGCAACTCTGCAAACATTAAGGTATCAGTTATAG TAGCTCCTCCCACAGTGTCTGCCTGGCTGGAGTGGGAGGGCAGCAAGAGGGTGGCTGTGTGTTTAGCTGAAGGGGGGAAACCAGCTGCCTCCATCTCCTGGAGGAACACATGGAACTCTACTTCAACCACAGCCGGCACTATAAAGACCATACAGAACCAAGACGGCTCCTACTCTGTGGAGAGACGGTTGGTCCTGCCTGATGTCATCCCTATGGGCAACCTGACCTGTGATGTCAGACATCCCTCCTGGGTTGAGGTGCATACTGTGACACTACCGATCCCTAAAG CGGCCTCAATACCCTGGCTACATGTCATCATCTCCGTGGTAACCATCAGTGTCATTATGGCTACTCTGGGTGGTTTATACTTCACACAAAAACACCTCTGCAGAATTAG CCCCGCCACACCATCTGAGTCCAAGGCTCCTCAG tcACAGGACTATGTGGAGGAAGTAGAGCCCTATGCCAGCTACGTGCAGCGTGTCAACTCCATCTACAACTCCTCTGCAGACCTGTTCACataa
- the si:ch211-214p13.9 gene encoding cell surface glycoprotein CD200 receptor 1-A isoform X3 — protein sequence MSTALLSGVIERTTTEMGNTWIIGFISLLAISATWSLETVARSEHFHLGHEVILTCCNKTWSEMIYTIWKIDRGGTVCQISSGVNDQPLDSCNDGKVMLNTTSGESYLRIPEFSISDEGFYYCESVYRGGSNSANIKVSVIVAPPTVSAWLEWEGSKRVAVCLAEGGKPAASISWRNTWNSTSTTAGTIKTIQNQDGSYSVERRLVLPDVIPMGNLTCDVRHPSWVEVHTVTLPIPKAASIPWLHVIISVVTISVIMATLGGLYFTQKHLCRISPATPSESKAPQSQDYVEEVEPYASYVQRVNSIYNSSADLFT from the exons ATGAGTACTGCATTGCTGTCAGGAGTCATAGAACGAACAACCACAGAGATGGGGAACACATGGATTATAGGATTCATCTCTCTCCTGGCTATTTCTGCTACCTGGAGTTTGGAAACCG TTGCCAGAAGTGAACATTTTCATCTAGGCCATGAGGTCATCTTAACGTGCTGCAATAAGACTTGGAGTGAAATGATCTACACCATCTGGAAAATAGACCGGGGTGGAACGGTGTGTCAAATATCATCAGGTGTTAATGACCAACCTCTTGACTCATGCAACGATGGAAAAGTCATGCTAAACACAACCAGTGGTGAATCATACCTACGCATTCCTGAGTTCTCAATCAGTGATGAGGGATTCTATTACTGTGAGTCAGTATACAGAGGAGGGAGCAACTCTGCAAACATTAAGGTATCAGTTATAG TAGCTCCTCCCACAGTGTCTGCCTGGCTGGAGTGGGAGGGCAGCAAGAGGGTGGCTGTGTGTTTAGCTGAAGGGGGGAAACCAGCTGCCTCCATCTCCTGGAGGAACACATGGAACTCTACTTCAACCACAGCCGGCACTATAAAGACCATACAGAACCAAGACGGCTCCTACTCTGTGGAGAGACGGTTGGTCCTGCCTGATGTCATCCCTATGGGCAACCTGACCTGTGATGTCAGACATCCCTCCTGGGTTGAGGTGCATACTGTGACACTACCGATCCCTAAAG CGGCCTCAATACCCTGGCTACATGTCATCATCTCCGTGGTAACCATCAGTGTCATTATGGCTACTCTGGGTGGTTTATACTTCACACAAAAACACCTCTGCAGAATTAG CCCCGCCACACCATCTGAGTCCAAGGCTCCTCAG tcACAGGACTATGTGGAGGAAGTAGAGCCCTATGCCAGCTACGTGCAGCGTGTCAACTCCATCTACAACTCCTCTGCAGACCTGTTCACataa